The Plasmodium berghei ANKA genome assembly, chromosome: 12 region TTAAAATTCTTGAGGCTTTTTTaaactgaaaaaaaaatatatattataatttgtcttttatcaaaaatacAGTGTcgatatatatgtatgtacaTATGTATACCTTTTCGGACTCGTATTTCAAATTGAAAGCTTTCTTTCCAACAtctaaaatataaataattatttaaaatgaaGATGAATAAAAACTGTTTACTTTcgaaattatatttatatgtacatgggtatataaaattaatataccTTCTAAATTTTCTCCTCTCAAAAGTATGTCATCTATATTTCTTCTCATAATGCTACTGACTTCATTCAAactttcatttaatttttttattgcgATATTAGATCGAGGATCTTTATACtcttgttttatttttgtaatttttctatcttaattaagtaaaaaaatataaaaataaagatagcatcaaataaataacaacTTTTTAACATCTATGTGTTCCAATggtttaatatatattagcaCTTAGCATACcgaattttataaaagaatACGGCTTTTCTATAGTTTCAATAATTGATCTATAATCTATTGAATGTGTTCCATATTGTATCATCaattctataaaaaaatatatataatattattgaaTATGGAATAAAAGTTTAAGCGACAGGACCATCATCTAATAAgaacataataaatactAGACaaactattatataaaaaagtgaaaCAAGGGAGCaaataacataaataaaacactAAGAAtactataaatatgaatataccaaataaatgaatgcatatatatgtatgaatatattataaccTTCATTAAATTGTTTACAAATATcattcaaaaataaaaaggcTAATTTTTTGGGGTAGGATAAAGGAAAAACTGCTATATATGCTATTCCATTGTCGATtaaaaaactaaaaaaaaatggaattttaataataatgtaaattGCATGATATATAACTGTgatgtaattttttttatcgtataaaatttatgttttaataataattttttaaatgccATTTAGTAGAAGaaattgtatttataaaaactaTACTTCAAAATttggaaataatattgaataaattaaatggtaatatattttacatcGCTAGCTAATGcttaaacatattataaaaagttCATATGTTTGTGgagtaattttttttgtatacgAATGTATGTCTTAATGTAGTCATGATATAGTTAAAggatttattatatatatattttttctctcTTACTGGTAATTAAATTGATTTGATGCTATAGTTGATAATTTAGGAAATGTTTCTAACTTTTTACATAACTTCTTTAATTCGAATTTATGagacatattttttgtctCACTGTTTGTTTCAACTAAAGTCAGTCCATCACTAACTCTACAAAGCAACACTGCATCACACATTTTcgtcgtttttttttatttattaaaaaaataagagaAAATGTAAGcaatatatcatatacaAATGTTATTTTGTATTCCTTTTACAAGCAATCATAATAAATTACTTAACAGTtgtaaaacaaaaaagaattaaaatCATAAGAGGAAAGCTAATAAGTAATAATTGTCTTTATACGTATAAACTAAACAACTGGTTTTATcgaatataatttatcttTTCTAGTTCAATAAGAATaccataaatatattgagTATTACGCATATACAGTTATATACTTGACtagttaatatatatatacattttcttataaattataagaatatatacattaatatatatagtttatAAGGCATtaaaaattggaaaaatatatatgaaataaaaaatttaataatcgcataaaaaaagtaaaatatttaagtACTTTCTAAAAAGAATTAACTCTTTATATTCACAGAAATTCTCCTCcacaaatattatatatattacaaattaaaatttcatatgtacatatatttattttatgataaatacgccttgttttattataataatttttaatgtaataataaatggtTATTTTTAccattgttattttttttttatcattttttaaaaaatataatatatatattttccttcAATACTTGGAAAAtaacttatatatatatatatatatatatatatatatatttatttatttatttttaaatagttTGGCCCAATCACAAAGCTAAAGCATTATGCCTAAAACATTTAATAAGcattatgatttttttttatttaattttttttgtttccaTATATTGACAATGAATGGGAGTTTGGAAAagtacataaaatatatatttgtataaacgacaaaaaaaaaatatctttgaataatatttaaaaagttCTTTAAAATGTGATATAAAtgcaaatatttaaaaaaatgtttgtTCTGTTTAATTaacattataaatatgttttacaGGTGATAAAAACAAGCAAGAATAAgcttaaatattttaattgtattatataaagtaaaaaaaaaaacattgaaaaatattacgaaaaaaaacaaagtatataataatataggCTGTAGACATGTGTATACAAATGTATTTGCTTCCTTTATCCATCATAATTGTTTTACCATATATATTCACTGTAATTTATACCTATTGTAATATCAGTTCagtatataaatgtgtgtgtaatgaaaaatgaaGTAAATTTTTACTTAGGTTATTctactatttatatatttaactaAATAGTTGAATGAGAccttgttttttttttttttaatattgtgTTTTAACTTTGTTTATACATAGGATGCTGTTAACAAATGCAACACTCCATAAAATGTGTGCATGCATagtacaaataataaattttattatttttgaaataagggaaaaatattacttTAAAGAATAACATTAATGacacatatattaatgttaCATAGTTTTTTAaggtaaaaatattcattgtataaaattatttatacatttaaaatacataatatgtgtgcgtttttttatttaataaattggTAAAGAAagtagaaaaaataataaattttataattaaaaaattatttatttaaacttTACATATAACACTTTCTCAAATGTTATTCTCCGTTTGTGCAAATACACTAAATGAAGtacaaataaagaaaaaatataccaaCCATGGCACATGCATACATGtatatgttaatataataatgctTATCTTCTTATAAAAAGttattgttttattctTCTCCATCCTGAGCATtgttattatcatcattcgattcattattttctaatttatattcttcatCAATTTCATCAAATGTGCCTGATTTCCTGTTAAAACAAAGAAGGGAAATATGTAGCAAATTGGAAATGACGAATAAATagtttataaataatatttatatatatataattattgaGGGAGAAGaagcatataatatataaccTCAATTTTTgcaatattttgtattcGTTATAAtgcttttttcttttttcctTAAAATCTATATTGGATACACCTTTACAGTCTTGTTTTTCCACTAATTGGTTTAGTTTATTTATTAGATCATCCGCAATATTATCCTTTCAAAGTGTGAAGGAAAAAATTTaatcaataaaaaattagtatatattcaaatgcacatatatataagcacaatatatttatcgtGGAATTGTGAAAATTAATTGATAATGTTCTTAAACTGTGAATTATGTATTAttgggaaaaaataaaaaggggtagaaaaaaaaggtaGTCATAAAGGctaacaaatataataaccACATGTCTTATAAattctgtttttttttgtgctTACTTGTCCTTCGCTATTTGTTTTAGAATCCCCAATTTTTGATGTTTCATCTTCTGATGCGCTATcctatataaaaattataatttttgtgaaagaattaaaaatcaggaaatgtaaaaaaatcgaaTAAATTTACAGCCATACATGCAACTGATTTAATGCTAAAATGttacataataataatattatacatatataattatagaaaataaaaataatatcacCACTACTATACCAACATaactataatttttttaataaatacaaataatatatcaatgtattgaatgttttttttgtggaTATCTTATTTAAAGTagcacatatatatgatataccattacaataaaattgaaCGGGGTGTTTGGCTCCAAAATTTTCATCCGTGAGCCCCTTTCCTTGTCTTGTTCATTTATTGTCACTTCATCCCATGATATAGTTTTTTTCCTAAGCATATCGATAAAtgtgaataaaatattatggtaaaaaaaaaaaaaatatatatacgaTATCCTTATAGGTATGTATACACAGTATTTATAtagataatatatttatgcttTCCAAgtgttaatatatataaacaaatgtGTTAACTGAATATCAATAAAGTACATAtggtaaaatatttttttccataaatatgcgcattaaaaaaatcaacCATATTTAGTATTATTCCGTATATTCagttataaatattcataatataaaaatacacataaaaataattatatacaataaatcattatatgcacattaatttattctatttcaaaatatttatataaaaatttagtatctatacatatataaatataattgtaaCATAAACATGCGCACTAATAAAGttcttttataaatttttttatattacgctgcaattttattgattttttttttcatcctttgtcttattattcatattttcctatagtatataatatgcatatatattatgtatatatatatatataattacatTTGCATTTTAACGTgatattgaaaaatttaCTGTTTTATTTGGGTGAAATTCcaagatatatttttaagcaaaaaaaaatataaataaaaataatagtaataaaaaaataataataaataataaataataaaaaatataaaataaacaaatataaatattgataCAATGACGAGCTAATATAGAAAATCAATGATTTGCTGACGTATAAGCCAAATAATATACgatttttaaatgtattaAACAATATCGAGATAGAAAGGCATAttagcaaaaaaaaaaaaactttatataaaaaagttcattttaaatataacttCTTTGCATTTCTTcataataatgtaaaaataataacgtGTGTTTATACGttcatgaaaaaaaattatgaaataaaaataaaaataatatatattgtgtatattaaattaaaaattggtcttcaatttatttactatattttattttttattttaaaaaaaacgttattttatttatttcccTTTTAGTTCTACCTTGTTCTTTTCTATATACTTTCACTTTTcatgaattaaaataattaaagaTGAATGGATAAACAAGCCTGAATAAATatgtgaaaatatatattttcataatttttaagtacggagaatataataaaaaagtgaaaacattatatgcatgtatataaataacaataacattttattacTGATATAATTCTTAAGTCTTTATCTTACATAAATGTATGGATATGTATACTTATTTATtgtaacatttttaaaggCTAGTGTCGTTGTCAGAATATAAgctttattaataattttcagGTGTTACCTTTGCGCTTATTCCtcaatttttgttttattttgtttccAACTTTTGTTATAATCGAAAAAATGCACAtacattataaataaatatataatacaacaGTTGTTTTAGGGGACTATATTTGCTATTATCATTTGGTTaccttttttaatatgatttaaaaatatgtattgaaaaattttaaCCTTTTAATGTTTGCTAATACACGATAAtacttttataatatttaaaaatgcgGCTACTAAATTAACGGAAATATAGAATTGGTGTGTCATGAATTGGAGCATTGTTTCATAAATGATATTCAGTTggttatttcatttatatatgtatattttataagatttatactatttataatacatgtctaaataaatatacatttaaaatatcgacaatattatattattttagaacaatttataaataatcaaaaaggaggaaaataaacaaatgttaacattttatattttttctttttccaatgttattaattttaagaGGAAAACAAAGTTATACCACCTAAATAGTgtaccatttttttttatttatttttgaagaCATGAAAAAGGGAAGATTATAAatatctttttatttttccataaaAGAAGTTAATTGAACAGACATAATACATGCATAAGTATACacactattttttatgcttTCTTAAAATCAATATacatgtttaaaaaaaaatacatggTTTGTGTAACCAACGTTTTATTCACTAATCTTaactatttaaataattgcACATAGGTAAAACCATCTTGTACATATGGGAATTGTTTGGAAAATTATAGTTGAATATGgcatatgatatattttttttgggaaattatttcaaaaaaaaaatgaaatgtataaatttatttgcacatatattaaataggAAAAAATTCAGAACATGTATGTTCATAATTCCCTCAATTTAAAatagtatataataaatagcattttattatattccaTATATAGTAGTATTGCCAACGTTGCTATATTATAACCTAAAGTTGTATTCTAAATTTACAACAAAGAATATgtaaaacatattattttacacaaaaagtgataatatatgtaatacaTTTGCATAGATATCTACGCGAATATCTATTGCGAATGTACaatctaaaaaaatataaatagtaattcgacattataatattccAAATGATACTGAATGATAatttgtaatatatttttttttatgaaataaaattcataaaaataattttttgcgATTCtgttattaatattttggatatttaatttacctattttatgtttatataaagaacattttttgcatcccttatataaatttgcttgtatatacataaaaatatccaaacatatacattttatattttatacatatataatattgtaattttttttatcgtTTGGTTTGGTACTCTAATATGTACTATGAGTATTGAAAAatcaataaattttttatttttacttaaaTCCAGagcatcatttttttttgaattttggtaaaaaaatataaatggttgaaaatttatttaaaaaattatataaagaataataaGCAATCACATAAAGTTTATATGCccatatacataaaaaaggaataaaCTTGAAGcaacttatatatatatggtatgtatgtatgtatggTACATTATAAGCATGTATGCAAATATGTGTCATATAAGAATATAGATATacaattttgtttatataataacgggaaaatatataaaatccTAAAAAATGACAGAAAACACACATTTAATTGATGCGGGATGTTTCATTTCCCAAATGAACGAGTTGTTACTTATAGACCCATTATATATGAACTATGCCataacaaattattttaattatttaataaatgataaaagtGAATTATTACCAAAAGAAAGTTTAAATGGggtttattttgaaaatgcCAAACCAGGTTTATGGTCTTCTTTTGCAAttaaggaaaaaaatagattTTTACCAAATTCACAAAAAATGGAACAAAATATGAACGATTTAGGAatagataaaaattatggCAATGAAATTATTACATCATTTGCCTGCTTTAACAACACTGAATTTATGCATGAATATTTAACTGTTGAAAAActtaatgaattaaaatgGGAAAGGTTAGAATCAAACATAAATTGTATAGGGAACCTCAATAATggtaacatatataaaagtcAATCCAAAGAAGATAAGCCgattaatttttcaaattattttactaATATTTTAACAGTTGAAAGTGGGCAAGTAGGCTTATTTTGCACAGAgtctataaaaaattgtacaAATGCTTTActtgaaaaatatgaaatttctgatattaaaaataaggaAGAACTTgacaattttttcaataaaaatatgaacgATTTATACCCAtggtataataaaatttgcaATTTAACTTTATGTTCATCTATTACTATAATTGATTATATTGATATGCCCCTTGGAAGTGTTTGTATGTCAGGTTCAGATTGTGTGTCGAATTATTTATGTGAAGTTGTAAAGGATGATATAACAGGAGAAATATGGGCAATACGAGTTAACTTTTTTAAtccttttaaataaatatgttttatatgttcgtattttttttaatatcaatttaatgttttcatttatttaaaaataaaatacttttcatattgttttttagtaaatatatatattattaatttcgTACTGGGaatttcgattttttttttttttttgtaaaattttagcgctcatatacataattaaaaaattattatgatttaaatttaaaaaaattattagacacaaaaaaatacacaatTTCAACACCTTCTACAACTAATATTTCACAATTTAGTGAAATTACATATATCGATATGTTGGTATACGAAAAAAGTTTCCAAAAGacatttcttttttaattaactTGATAAAACACgcatattttaaaagtaaGCGAATTTATATGCGTTTTTTAATAAgaataatataagaaaGAAACGCATCATTATTTTAAGTTCGCAATATTAGTAATTTTGTTAGGTCTAATGTTTATATTAGTTAATTGTGT contains the following coding sequences:
- a CDS encoding protein transport protein SEC22, putative, coding for MCDAVLLCRVSDGLTLVETNSETKNMSHKFELKKLCKKLETFPKLSTIASNQFNYHFLIDNGIAYIAVFPLSYPKKLAFLFLNDICKQFNEELMIQYGTHSIDYRSIIETIEKPYSFIKFDRKITKIKQEYKDPRSNIAIKKLNESLNEVSSIMRRNIDDILLRGENLEDVGKKAFNLKYESEKFKKASRILSLRYTMYQYGIAICVILFFFLIIVFKNYF
- a CDS encoding protein phosphatase inhibitor 2, putative, with product MKKKINKIAAKKTISWDEVTINEQDKERGSRMKILEPNTPFNFIVMDSASEDETSKIGDSKTNSEGQDNIADDLINKLNQLVEKQDCKGVSNIDFKEKRKKHYNEYKILQKLRKSGTFDEIDEEYKLENNESNDDNNNAQDGEE